The DNA sequence GTGGTGGGGCGTCGCGGCGACGAGGCCCAGACCTCGGCGGCGGCTCGACGTCTCGACTGGGCAAGCCGGTCGCCCCAAGCGCCGGAGCCAGGTCAGTCCGCCGGTGTGGCGGGGGCTGCGGATTCCCGCCACGGCGTCGACCGGCCGGCGGGGCCTGGTGAGGCTGCGGCCAAGCCGCCCGCTGGGAACGGCCAGCCGCCAGGCCCCGCCTGGCACGCGAACGACGCCAACGGTCCGGCTGGACTGCCCGGACGGGACGGCGGCGAGCCTCGGCGGCGACAGCCCGACGACGACCGTGCCACCGACCACTCGGCGCTGTTCGACCGTTCCGGCGGAGGCGAGAGCCACCTCGGACACCCGCCGGGAGCCAGCACCGACTAACGGCCGGGTCGTTGCGGTGAACGATGGACTGGATTCCTGTGACTGCTGATGTGTAGAGTGGTCCCGACCGCGTGGGGCACCATCTGTAGGGGACAGACATGCGACGTATCTGGGGCATCTTCGTAACCGCTCTCGCACTGCTACTGGTCCTACCGGGCGCAGCGTTGGCGCAAGCGCCGTACCCGGCGGGGGCGGCGGCCACGTGCCCGACCGGCACCGTCGTGGTCGGGGGGACGATCACCTGTTCGGCCGCCGGCTTCGCGCCCGGCTCGGCCGTCGCGGTGGAGGTGGCCGGCACCAACTTCACCCGGACGAGGACGGTGACGGCCAACCCCCAAGGCGTCGCCACCGCCACGATCGACATCCCCGCTGACGCGGCTCCTGGTGGTGCCACCATCACGTTCACCGGCACGGACGTCTCCGGCCGGTTCCTCCGGGTCGCAGCCGCACAGTTCACGATCGTGGCGCGCCCCGCAGCGGGGCTGCTGCCCACCACCGGCACGGGCGTGACCAACGGCCTGCTGGTCGCCCTGGGCGTCATGGTCCTCGGTGGACTGTCCCTGACCGCGGCACGGCGGCGCAGGGAGAAGGACACCGCCGCCCACAGCTGAGCTCCGCTGAACCCGACACACGGCGCGGGGACCCCGCGCCGTGTGTCGTCGCGCTACCGTCGCGGCCATGCCCCCAGCGTCGCGCGCGCCGACGATCGGTGCGGTCGTCGTCGCCTACGAGTCGCACGCGGTGCTGCCTGCCCTGCTAGCATCTCTCGCCGCCCACGAGCCCGACGTCCCCGTCGTCGTGGTCGACAACGACTCACCGTCAGGTCCCCCGTCGGTCCCCGACCACGTCGAGCTGATCCGCCTCGGTGACAACCGCGGGTACGGCGCCGCCGCCAACGTCGGGGCGGCCAGGCTCCTGCAACTCGGGGTCCGCCACCTGGCCTTCCTCAACCCCGACATCCGCCTCGACGGCCGATCTCTGAGCGAGATCGCCGCCACGCTCACCAACCTCCCGAAGGTGGGTGTGGCGTCGGGTCCCGTCCGAGACAGCGAGGGTCACGTCGTTCACTCGGCGTTGGGACCGAACGCCACGATGCGGGCCCTGTGGTTCACGAGCGGCTGGCAGGTGCGCCGCACCCGGATGCTGATCAAGCGCCTGCTCAGTCGCGGGGTGCGTCACACGACCCACCTGGAGGACGCTCTACGCGTCGAGGGTCATGTGCTGGGCGGGGTGATGGTGATCACCGCGGACTGCTTCGAGCACGTCGGCGGCTTCGACGAGGACTACTTCCTGTACTGGGAGGACGCCGACATCTGCGAGCGGGTCAGGCGTGCCGGTGCCGAGATCCGCATCGTGGACTGCCGACCGTTCGTGCACGCCCCGACCACCTCCACCCCCGGCGTGGCAGACGAACAGCGTTGGACGTGGTACGTCGACGGGGCGCGGACCTTCGCGCAGAAGCACCTCCCCGCCGGGCAGGCCAGCCAGCTCGACGCCGCGCTGGCACTGGGGCGGCGACTGCGGGACCTGCGAGCGCACGCGCGCGAGTAGGACGGAAGCGGTCGTGGCCCGGACTCAGGTCACTCAAGTAGCGAAGCGGTCGTGACCCAGATTCAGGTCACTCAAGTAGCGAAGCGGTCTGACCCGGACACTAGATGGCCGGGCTGTGCTCCGTCAGCCAGGAACGCACGATGTCGCGCATCGACAGCACGCCGACCACGCCGGTCGCATTCGAGACGATGACGTGGCGGAAGCCGCCCCGCATCATGATCGAGGCTGCATCCTCCAGCGCGGTCTCCGGCCCGCAGACCGTGGCGCTGTCCGTCAGGTGGTCGTCCACGACCTCCTCATCGGGATCCTGACCGTCCGCCAGCGACCGCAGGATGTCGCGCTCGGTGATGATGCCGGGGCCGGCTCCGTCGGGGTCGAGGATGACCGCCGAGCCGACTTTGCGCTCCATCATCATCTCCGACGTCTGGCGCAGGGTGTGCTCCGGGCCGACCATCAGCACGACGGGCGTCATCGCGTCGGCAACCTTCATCTGACCCTCCCCTACCGTGCTCCACCTAGCGTAACTCCGGTGCCGCGCGGGCGGTAGGACCGGCGGGGGAGCCTTCAGGGGGAGCCGGGCGCCACACGGACGGGGGACGGCGGGACGCGGTCGCATGCTATGCGTGGTCTCTGACCGTTCGTTCATCGCGCCGCACGGATCGTGAGCGACCATGGATGCGGTGTCCCTGGTTAGGAGGAGAACATGGCAGACCGGCAAGGACGACCACCAGAACGCGAGCGTGAAGTGATCGTCACCCAGGGTGGCGGCGGTGGTGGCCCCGGTGCGATCATCGCGGTGATCGTCGGCATCATCGTCTTGGTGCTGGTCGCGTGGTTCCTGTTCGGGACCGTGTTCGGCGGCGGCGGCGGCGAGACCGGCGACACCGAGCTCGACGTCCCCGAGCAGGTCGACGTCAACGTCAACGACGGCGGTGGCGGCGGTGAAGGCGGGGGCGGTACTCAGTAGCCCGGAGTCGCCCGAGGCAGGTCCGCTCCGGGGGTTGCGTTCGTGGACACGGCGGCTGGCTAGCCGCCCGGCAGCACGACCACGAAGCAACCGCCGGACGGCTGCCGGCCGGCAACCTGTGGCCGACTGCCTGGTGGCTCGTACCGGGCCGTCCCGCTGTTCAGTTCCGCGAGCCCACGCACGATCGCCAGACCCAGCCCGACGCCTGACGCCTCACGTTGGATGCCGGTGCTGGCCTGTGCGAACGGCTCGAACAGTTGCGGGATGAACTCGTCGGGGACGCCCGCACCCTCGTCGCCGACCCGCAGCTCGACGATCCCGTCCACCCAGCGGGCGTCGACGGTGATCGGCGGGGCGCCGTACGTGACGGCGTTCGAAACCAGCTGCGCCACCATGCGGCAGGCGTGCTCCCGGTCGACGCGGACCGTGATGTGGGCGGGGATCTCAACGTGGACGTCCGCCGGCGTCGGCACCTGATCGAGGGCCTCGTGGACCACCTGGGCCACCGATGCCGTTTGGGAACTCGGCTGCAACGTGCGGCTGGCGATCCTCGACTCGATCAGTAGGTCGTCGACCAGCCGGTACAGGCGCCGCCCGTGGCGGTCGATCGCCTCGATCGCGGTGCGCCGCGTCCGCTCGTCGAGCGTGGACCAGTCGCCCACGAGCATCTCGCTGTAGCCGAGGATGCTCGCGAGCGGCGTCCGCAGCTCGTGGGAGGTCATCGACAGGAAGTCGGTCTTCACGGTGTCGGCGTGACGCAGCTGATCGTTGGCGCGCGCCAACTCGGCGGCGTGGCGACGCAGCTGGTCGGCAGCGCGCGACAGCGCCCGCTGTGCGACGCGCCGCTCCAGGGCGTTGGTGAGGATCTCCGCGACCAGCCGCAGCAAGGCGATCGCGTCAGGGCTCCACAACTTCGCGTCACGGACCGCGTCGAACCCCACGAACCCGATCAGCCGTCCCCGTCGCACCATCGGCACGACCGCCATCGACCGCACCGCGTGTCGCGCCAGCTCCGCCCGTTCTGCCACCGCCTCGGATGGCAGGTCCGTTACGTCCGGGATGTGGATCGCCTCGTGCCGCTCGAGCTTCCGCATCAGCCACGGCAGCGTCTCGCGCGGCATCCGCTGCCGGCCGTCCTTGCGGCTGCTGATCCCCGGGGCCGTCCACTCGTGGACGTTGGTGACCGCCTCGTTGTCCTCGTCGACGAGGAAGAGGTAGCAGCGATCGACCCGCGCGAACTCCCCGATCTCGGCCAGGGCACGGTCGATCTCGGTCGCGGTCTGCTCGGGTCGGGTGGACAGGAACTGCCCGGACAGCCGGGTGACCAGATCGTCGAACTCGGCCCGCCACCGCAGCGCCGCCTCAGCGTTGAGACGGTCGGTGACGTCGGTGAACGACAGGACGAGGCCGCGTTGGGGACTCTCCTCGGTGGCCGGCATCAGGCGGGTGTTCGCCGACAGCCACCGGGGATCGCCGATCGGCGGACGCAGCCCCATCACCATCCCGGTCACCTCGACGCCGCTTCTGAGCGTGCGCGCGACAGGATGCTCGTGGGCGGGCATGGCGGTCCCGTCGGCACGCAACGGGGTGTGGGTGAGATCGGTCACCGGCCGTCCCCGCATCGCCGCGAGGTCCATGTCCAGCATGCGCACCGCACTGGGGTTGGCCGCGATCAGCCGACCGAGGGAGTCGAAGGCGATCACGCCCTCGTCGAGGGCGTCGAGGACCGCGACCAGGAACTCCTCGGTGAAGCGTGGCCGGGGCGGGTTCACCTCCTGCCTCCCCGCAGGACGCCGCGTGTGACGCGGATCGTAGGCGTGATGGTTCCGGGTTGTCTCGCTGCCGTCAGATGTGCGTTATTCGGGCTTCCGTCGGGCGGTGGACCCAGCAGGCGTCAGGACACGGCGGGGAGGCCCAGGTTGGCGTAGATCTCCCGCGTCGCGGTCGAACGGTTGAGCGTGTAGAAGTGCAAGCCCGGCGCCCCGGCCGCCAGCAGCTCGTCGCACATCTCGGTGGCCACCTCGACCCCGATCCGACGCACCTGGTCGGGGTCGTCGGCAACCGCGTGGAGCCGTGCGGCGAGGTCGGCGGGGAACTCGGCTCCGGACAGCTCGGCGAACCGCTGGACTTGACCGACGTTGGTCACCGGCATGATCCCGGGGATCACCGGTCTGTCCATGCCCAGACGGTGCAGATCGTCGAGCATCGCCAGGTAGTCGTCGGCGCGGAAGAAGAACTGGGTGATGCCGAAGTCGGCCTCCCGCAGCTTCGCTGCGAGGTACCGGCGGTCGCTGTCGAGGTCGCCGTGCGACTCGGGGTGCCCCTCGGGATGGGCGGCCACTCCCACCGAGAACTCCCCGACGTCACGCGCCAGTCGGACCAGGTCGACCGCGTGGAGCAGTTCGCTGGGGGGAACGTCATCAGGGTCGACGTTGCGCGGAGGGTCGCCGCGCAGGGCGAGGATGTTCTCGACGTTCGCGTCGCGGTAGCTGCGCAGGATGTCGGTGAGCTCGGCGCGGGTGTGCGCCACCGTCGTCAGGTGCGCCATCGGCGTCATCGAGGTGTGCTCGAGGATGTCCACCACGATGCGGTGGGTGCGGTCGCGGGTCGATCCTCCCGCCCCGTAGGTGACCGACACGAACGACGGGCGCAGCGGCTCGAGCTCTTCGAGGGCAGCGCGCAGGTTGCGCTCACCCTCATCAGTCTTCGGCGGGAAGAACTCGAACGAGAACGTCCGCCCGCGCGCCAGCATGTCCACGATCCGCGGCACCGAACTCCTTCACGACAACGGAAGGGGTGAGGCTATCGCGGTGGGAACGACCGACGCCTCCCTGTCCGAGTGGACGTACTCCCGTTGCCCGCCCGTGTCGATGACCAGGGTGAACGGCCCTCAGGAGACGCCCCAGGAGACGCCCATGACGGTGCAGGATCGTACGACCGGACATCCGCCACCAGAGCCCGCCGACGAGCCGACCGGCCCGTCGGTCGCCGGGCTGGACACCGGGATGCTCCTCCTGCTGCTGATGCTGATCGTGTTCGCCGCCCAACTCGCGTGGGTGGTGACCAACCGGTCGCAGGACC is a window from the Actinomycetota bacterium genome containing:
- a CDS encoding LPXTG cell wall anchor domain-containing protein → MRRIWGIFVTALALLLVLPGAALAQAPYPAGAAATCPTGTVVVGGTITCSAAGFAPGSAVAVEVAGTNFTRTRTVTANPQGVATATIDIPADAAPGGATITFTGTDVSGRFLRVAAAQFTIVARPAAGLLPTTGTGVTNGLLVALGVMVLGGLSLTAARRRREKDTAAHS
- a CDS encoding glycosyltransferase, translating into MPPASRAPTIGAVVVAYESHAVLPALLASLAAHEPDVPVVVVDNDSPSGPPSVPDHVELIRLGDNRGYGAAANVGAARLLQLGVRHLAFLNPDIRLDGRSLSEIAATLTNLPKVGVASGPVRDSEGHVVHSALGPNATMRALWFTSGWQVRRTRMLIKRLLSRGVRHTTHLEDALRVEGHVLGGVMVITADCFEHVGGFDEDYFLYWEDADICERVRRAGAEIRIVDCRPFVHAPTTSTPGVADEQRWTWYVDGARTFAQKHLPAGQASQLDAALALGRRLRDLRAHARE
- a CDS encoding CBS domain-containing protein, whose product is MKVADAMTPVVLMVGPEHTLRQTSEMMMERKVGSAVILDPDGAGPGIITERDILRSLADGQDPDEEVVDDHLTDSATVCGPETALEDAASIMMRGGFRHVIVSNATGVVGVLSMRDIVRSWLTEHSPAI
- a CDS encoding ATP-binding protein, which codes for MNPPRPRFTEEFLVAVLDALDEGVIAFDSLGRLIAANPSAVRMLDMDLAAMRGRPVTDLTHTPLRADGTAMPAHEHPVARTLRSGVEVTGMVMGLRPPIGDPRWLSANTRLMPATEESPQRGLVLSFTDVTDRLNAEAALRWRAEFDDLVTRLSGQFLSTRPEQTATEIDRALAEIGEFARVDRCYLFLVDEDNEAVTNVHEWTAPGISSRKDGRQRMPRETLPWLMRKLERHEAIHIPDVTDLPSEAVAERAELARHAVRSMAVVPMVRRGRLIGFVGFDAVRDAKLWSPDAIALLRLVAEILTNALERRVAQRALSRAADQLRRHAAELARANDQLRHADTVKTDFLSMTSHELRTPLASILGYSEMLVGDWSTLDERTRRTAIEAIDRHGRRLYRLVDDLLIESRIASRTLQPSSQTASVAQVVHEALDQVPTPADVHVEIPAHITVRVDREHACRMVAQLVSNAVTYGAPPITVDARWVDGIVELRVGDEGAGVPDEFIPQLFEPFAQASTGIQREASGVGLGLAIVRGLAELNSGTARYEPPGSRPQVAGRQPSGGCFVVVLPGG
- the metF gene encoding methylenetetrahydrofolate reductase [NAD(P)H], with translation MLARGRTFSFEFFPPKTDEGERNLRAALEELEPLRPSFVSVTYGAGGSTRDRTHRIVVDILEHTSMTPMAHLTTVAHTRAELTDILRSYRDANVENILALRGDPPRNVDPDDVPPSELLHAVDLVRLARDVGEFSVGVAAHPEGHPESHGDLDSDRRYLAAKLREADFGITQFFFRADDYLAMLDDLHRLGMDRPVIPGIMPVTNVGQVQRFAELSGAEFPADLAARLHAVADDPDQVRRIGVEVATEMCDELLAAGAPGLHFYTLNRSTATREIYANLGLPAVS